One stretch of Musicola paradisiaca NCPPB 2511 DNA includes these proteins:
- the copC gene encoding copper homeostasis periplasmic binding protein CopC has translation MTNSLKHLTLAASLVMALLPVSQAYAHAHLKSAEPADKSEVAVAPGQLTLTFTEGVEAAFSGVELKDAAGSPVKTGKAVVDAADKTRLVAPLAAPLSAGKYSVDWHVLSVDGHKSQGKYSFSVK, from the coding sequence ATGACAAACTCATTGAAACACCTGACGTTAGCGGCATCTTTGGTGATGGCGCTGCTCCCGGTATCGCAGGCTTATGCTCATGCCCACCTGAAGTCCGCCGAACCGGCCGACAAGAGCGAAGTAGCGGTTGCGCCGGGGCAACTGACGCTGACGTTTACCGAAGGCGTTGAAGCTGCCTTCAGCGGCGTTGAGCTTAAAGATGCTGCCGGGAGCCCGGTAAAAACCGGCAAGGCAGTTGTCGATGCGGCGGATAAAACCCGGTTGGTGGCGCCGCTTGCCGCGCCGCTGAGCGCGGGAAAATACAGCGTCGACTGGCATGTGTTGTCTGTGGATGGGCATAAAAGCCAGGGTAAATACAGCTTCAGCGTGAAGTAA
- a CDS encoding LysR family transcriptional regulator gives MKDEINQDITFRKLSVFMMFMSKGNIARTAEALALSGVSVHRALHTLEEGVGCPLFIHKGRNLVPLPAAWTLLEYCQDVIGLMTRGLEETRKVAGVGQGRLRIGTLYSLTLETVPRIIMGMKLRRPSLELDLTMGSNHMLLNMLEDDALDAILISTREGEFNGSTFDVIPLFHDDIFLAAPASERLDTHQLADLRDYADRKFVSLAEGFATYDGFQEAFHVAGFEPKIVTRVNDIFSMISLVQAGVGFALIPGRMKKVYEQDVQLLKLAEPYQMRQLISIVYAHNRERDPDLLALAAEGRMYTRSLNVTA, from the coding sequence ATGAAAGATGAGATTAATCAGGATATTACTTTCCGCAAGCTGTCCGTTTTCATGATGTTTATGTCGAAAGGCAACATCGCCCGCACCGCGGAGGCGCTGGCGCTGAGCGGGGTCAGCGTACATCGCGCGTTACATACGCTGGAAGAGGGCGTCGGCTGTCCGCTGTTTATCCATAAAGGCCGCAACCTGGTGCCGCTGCCTGCGGCGTGGACGCTGCTGGAGTATTGCCAGGATGTGATTGGCCTGATGACGCGCGGCCTGGAAGAAACTCGCAAGGTCGCGGGCGTCGGGCAGGGGCGGCTGCGCATCGGCACGCTGTATTCGCTGACGCTGGAAACCGTGCCGCGCATTATTATGGGCATGAAGCTCAGACGCCCGTCGCTGGAGCTGGATTTGACGATGGGGTCGAACCACATGTTGCTCAATATGCTGGAGGATGACGCGCTGGACGCGATCCTGATCTCCACCCGCGAAGGCGAGTTCAACGGGTCGACGTTTGATGTGATCCCGCTGTTTCATGACGATATCTTTCTGGCCGCGCCCGCCAGCGAACGGCTTGATACCCATCAGCTTGCCGATTTGCGCGATTATGCCGACCGTAAGTTTGTCTCGTTAGCCGAAGGGTTCGCCACCTATGACGGTTTTCAGGAGGCGTTTCATGTCGCCGGGTTTGAACCGAAGATCGTGACCCGGGTGAACGATATTTTCTCGATGATAAGCCTGGTACAGGCCGGGGTAGGGTTCGCGTTGATTCCGGGCCGCATGAAAAAGGTGTATGAGCAGGATGTACAGTTGTTGAAGCTGGCGGAGCCGTACCAGATGCGCCAGCTGATTTCGATCGTCTATGCCCATAACCGTGAGCGCGACCCGGATCTGCTGGCGCTGGCGGCGGAAGGGCGCATGTACACCCGCAGTCTCAACGTCACTGCCTGA
- a CDS encoding malonate decarboxylase holo-ACP synthase, protein MLFTPRPHDLLWLHAAEMLEDIQDAWVASQWRASLPVVVRRDEDAAGRIPVGVRGIQRGQRAAGWVNAEAIARLVTPEKLVDAALRRSPFRAQPPVRAAATLAAYNWPWPWGILGSTAYALATGIPVLHADSDLDLLIRAPLEPAHEALLHWQSVVATLPCRVDTQVETPVGAFALNEWLREGRALLKTSHGPRLSASPWSREEP, encoded by the coding sequence ATGTTATTCACGCCGCGCCCCCACGATCTGCTCTGGCTTCACGCCGCCGAGATGCTGGAAGACATTCAGGATGCGTGGGTCGCCAGCCAGTGGCGCGCCAGCTTGCCGGTGGTGGTGCGACGCGATGAGGACGCCGCCGGCCGCATTCCGGTCGGCGTGCGCGGCATCCAACGCGGGCAACGCGCCGCCGGCTGGGTGAATGCCGAGGCGATCGCCCGCCTCGTCACGCCGGAGAAGCTGGTCGACGCCGCGCTGCGGCGCTCGCCGTTTCGCGCCCAGCCGCCGGTGCGGGCGGCCGCCACGCTTGCCGCGTATAACTGGCCGTGGCCATGGGGCATCCTTGGCAGCACCGCCTATGCGCTGGCGACCGGCATCCCGGTACTGCATGCCGACAGCGATCTGGATTTGCTGATCCGCGCGCCGCTCGAACCGGCACACGAGGCACTGCTGCACTGGCAATCCGTCGTAGCGACGCTGCCGTGCCGCGTGGATACGCAGGTGGAAACCCCCGTCGGCGCATTTGCGCTCAATGAATGGCTGCGGGAAGGCCGCGCGCTGCTGAAAACCTCGCACGGCCCACGCCTGAGCGCTTCACCCTGGAGCAGGGAGGAACCATGA
- a CDS encoding CidA/LrgA family protein — MRISINGFWHQARAFILIYACLYLGSGIAALLPISIPGSIIGMLILFLLLATQWVPVPWAKPGCHILIRYMALLFVPIGVGVMQYADLLRTQFGPVVISCTVSTLIVLVTVSGCSHLVHGRTSSRQPTQPKKGADHVA, encoded by the coding sequence ATGCGTATATCCATCAATGGTTTCTGGCATCAGGCCCGGGCGTTCATCCTGATTTACGCCTGTCTGTACCTCGGCAGCGGCATTGCCGCCCTCCTTCCCATCAGCATCCCGGGAAGCATCATCGGCATGCTGATCCTGTTTTTGCTGCTCGCCACCCAGTGGGTACCGGTGCCGTGGGCCAAACCGGGGTGTCACATACTGATTCGCTATATGGCGCTGCTGTTTGTCCCGATTGGCGTCGGCGTGATGCAGTACGCCGACCTGCTGCGTACCCAGTTCGGGCCGGTGGTGATCTCCTGCACCGTCAGTACGCTGATCGTGCTCGTCACGGTAAGCGGGTGCTCACACCTCGTTCATGGCCGCACGTCATCCCGGCAGCCGACCCAACCCAAGAAAGGAGCCGATCATGTGGCATGA
- the mdcH gene encoding malonate decarboxylase subunit epsilon produces MKILFTFPGQGTQYPGMLHTLPHGDVLEAARAVLGAEAETLDSPQALRHTRAVQLCLLIAGVAWARELQQHGVHPDIVSGLSIGAYPAAVIAGALDFTDALRLVALRGDLMEQAYPHGYGLTAIMGLTRDRVEALIADSDVYLANLNAETQIVIAGSDEAMAAVAQKALAAGAGKAQRLAVSVPSHCALLDKPAAELAQAFSTVMLARPRCAYLSGSTGRVLWDPARIADDLAFNMARTVQWQDAMVSANQRDARLAIEMPPGGVLTCLTRQAAWQGECLSLERSGIDVARHLAQVFRQ; encoded by the coding sequence ATGAAAATTCTGTTTACGTTTCCCGGTCAGGGAACACAGTACCCCGGGATGTTGCACACCTTACCGCACGGAGACGTGCTTGAGGCCGCGCGCGCCGTTCTGGGCGCAGAAGCGGAAACGCTCGATTCGCCGCAAGCGCTGCGCCACACCCGCGCCGTGCAGCTGTGCCTGTTAATCGCCGGCGTCGCCTGGGCGCGGGAACTACAACAGCACGGCGTCCATCCCGATATCGTCAGCGGCTTATCCATCGGCGCCTACCCGGCGGCCGTGATCGCCGGGGCGCTGGATTTCACCGACGCGCTGCGTCTGGTCGCCCTGCGCGGCGATTTGATGGAACAGGCGTATCCGCACGGCTACGGCCTGACGGCCATCATGGGGCTGACCCGCGATCGCGTCGAAGCGCTGATCGCCGACAGCGACGTTTATCTCGCCAACCTGAATGCAGAAACGCAAATAGTGATTGCCGGCAGCGATGAGGCGATGGCGGCGGTGGCCCAAAAAGCGCTGGCGGCGGGCGCCGGCAAAGCGCAGCGGTTGGCCGTCAGCGTACCGTCCCACTGCGCGCTGCTGGATAAACCCGCCGCCGAACTGGCGCAGGCGTTTTCCACCGTGATGTTGGCTCGCCCACGCTGCGCCTATCTGAGCGGCAGCACCGGCCGCGTACTGTGGGATCCGGCGCGGATTGCCGACGATCTGGCATTCAATATGGCGCGAACGGTGCAATGGCAAGACGCCATGGTGTCGGCGAACCAGCGCGATGCCCGCTTGGCGATTGAAATGCCGCCCGGCGGCGTGCTGACCTGCTTGACGCGGCAGGCCGCCTGGCAAGGAGAGTGTCTTTCGCTAGAGCGCAGCGGCATCGACGTGGCGCGCCATCTGGCGCAGGTGTTCAGGCAGTGA
- a CDS encoding CidB/LrgB family autolysis modulator — MWHDIWWSLPLTLLVYFAVRRLAQRLNTPLFNPLLISMLVLIAFLLVSHIPYARYFNGSQALNSLLQPAVVALAFPLYEQLHQIRMRWKSIITVCFIGSVVAMATGTWIALRLGASPAIAASILPKSVTTPIAMAVGGSIGGIPAISAVCVIFAGILGAVFGHSLLNLMRIHTKASRGLAIGTAAHALGTARCAELDYEEGAFSSLALVICGIITSLIAPLLFPLLLAVAG, encoded by the coding sequence ATGTGGCATGACATCTGGTGGTCGCTGCCGCTGACATTATTGGTGTACTTTGCGGTACGCCGTCTGGCACAACGGCTGAATACGCCGCTGTTCAATCCGCTGCTGATCTCCATGCTGGTGCTGATTGCCTTCCTGCTGGTCAGCCACATTCCCTACGCCCGTTATTTCAACGGCAGCCAGGCGCTGAATAGCCTGCTGCAACCTGCGGTGGTGGCGCTGGCGTTCCCGCTGTATGAACAGTTGCATCAGATCCGCATGCGTTGGAAATCGATCATTACCGTCTGCTTTATCGGCAGCGTGGTCGCTATGGCGACCGGCACCTGGATTGCCCTGCGGCTGGGCGCATCGCCCGCTATCGCCGCCTCCATTCTGCCGAAGTCCGTGACCACGCCGATCGCCATGGCGGTCGGCGGTAGCATCGGCGGCATCCCGGCCATCAGCGCGGTATGCGTCATTTTCGCCGGGATCCTCGGCGCTGTTTTCGGGCACAGCCTGCTGAACCTGATGCGTATCCACACCAAAGCCTCGCGCGGGTTGGCAATAGGCACCGCCGCGCATGCGCTTGGCACCGCCCGCTGCGCCGAGCTGGACTACGAAGAAGGCGCCTTCAGTTCGCTGGCGCTGGTGATTTGCGGGATCATCACCTCGCTTATCGCGCCGTTGCTGTTCCCGCTGTTGCTGGCGGTGGCGGGCTAG